The following coding sequences lie in one Silene latifolia isolate original U9 population chromosome 5, ASM4854445v1, whole genome shotgun sequence genomic window:
- the LOC141654708 gene encoding protein ACCELERATED CELL DEATH 6-like, whose protein sequence is MSKLLMFVKTGNIVRLLWEKYGGCFDDDGNTPLHLALHSTSTQKLALQILSTSPLLCTICNNRGESPLFLAVRSGCDEAVHRIIKIEEPHFNMLRRNDGSTVLHSLSSCSDTFILNAEKTVRMLLEKFWWIIDLQDVQGNTALDYAKQENAPWLLNLLTNPSLIQKQGFDWIEAWNREENDAVITFARNCDDLRPFFIKNDTPLHHAKLATYKDYINFLQIPSIAELKNTTDHDGATPLHRALQRQDINFAKALLIDDRVKRMIRNHAGTTSMDLLAKLCKVNKDWEKMCKEIKVNPYLRTTYILPGTNMEQMRTTLFVIAALLATITFAAGFTLPGGINSDNGQALLGKKKAAFLVFLLADAYAMCTSMLVLFCLVWSMVSEPDMACLLVDRSVFILMQSLYATLLVFMTGIYVVIEHTSLWAAIVIFVMCSIIGITANRTILHKVIAMLVPAAYREKLDQMRLLEEGNAGAFTAEEDKADKRE, encoded by the exons ATGTCTAAGCTTCTAATGTTTGTAAAAACAGGTAATATAGTGAGGTTGCTGTGGGAAAAATATGGTGGTTGTTTCGACGATGATGGAAATACACCATTGCATTTGGCCTTGCATTCTACGTCAACCCAAAAACTTGCACTACAGATTTTGTCAACCTCTCCTCTCTTGTGTACCATTTGCAACAATAGGGGTGAAAGTCCCTTGTTTCTTGCTGTCAGGTCCGGCTGTGATGAAGCTGTGCATAGGATTATAAAAATTGAGGAGCCGCATTTTAACATGCTTCGTCGCAATGATGGAAGTACTGTGCTTCATAGTTTATCCTCTTGCTCGG ATACATTTATCTTGAATGCAGAGAAAACCGTCCGAATGTTGCTTGAGAAATTCTGGTGGATCATCGACCTGCAAGATGTTCAAGGAAATACAGCCCTTGACTATGCCAAACAAGAAAATGCTCCTTGGCTACTAAATTTATTGACAAACCCATCGCTTATACAAAAACAAGGCTTTGATTGGATTGAAGCATGGAACAGAGAAGAAAATGACGCTGTTATTACCTTTGCTCGTAACTGCGACGACCTAAGGCCTTTTTTCATAAAAAATGATACTCCTCTGCACCACGCAAAACTAGCCACTTACAAAGATTAcattaatttccttcaaattCCGTCCATTGCAGAGCTTAAGAATACAACAGATCATGATGGTGCAACACCGTTGCATCGTGCATTACAGAGACAAGATATTAATTTTGCTAAGGCACTTCTCATTGATGATAGGGTAAAGCGGATGATCAGAAACCATGCTGGTACTACCTCCATGGACTTGCTTGCCAAGCTTTGTAAAGTTAATAAGGATTGG GAGAAAATGTGCAAAGAAATCAAAGTGAATCCATACCTAAGAACAACATATATTCTTCCTGGGACGAATATGGAGCAAATGAGAACCACTCTCTTTGTTATTGCAGCACTTTTAGCGACAATAACATTTGCAGCAGGATTCACTCTACCTGGCGGGATTAACAGTGACAATGGACAAGCCCTTCTTGGAAA AAAGAAAGCAGCTTTCTTAGTATTTTTACTTGCGGATGCATATGCTATGTGTACTTCCATGTTGGTCCTGTTCTGCTTGGTATGGTCTATGGTTTCTGAACCTGACATGGCTTGCTTATTGGTCGACCGAAGTGTATTCATACTAATGCAGTCTTTATATGCCACCTTGTTAGTGTTTATGACTGGCATCTATGTTGTAATAGAACACACTTCCTTGTGGGCAGCCATTGTGATCTTCGTCATGTGTTCAATCATTGGAATCACGGCAAATAGGACCATTTTGCATAAGGTGATTGCCATGTTAGTTCCTGCTGCATATAGAGAAAAGCTAGATCAAATGCGTTTGCTCGAAGAG GGAAATGCTGGTGCATTTACAGCAGAAGAAGATAAGGCCGATAAAAGAGAGTAA